In one Lujinxingia vulgaris genomic region, the following are encoded:
- a CDS encoding NupC/NupG family nucleoside CNT transporter, translating to MHSPRQLAQRRILYAMAWFVFLFCSSVIATGMVVGRTSPSVAQEIAQPDSGDGDGTDDTGELADAQLEEAVASPPPAEAEQVEEALDEAPAEQAAADSEAAEEAAPDNAAADAVDEQAAQPETFELSRMKGEESSFFEKFISFFGIFALLGVAWLMSTNRRKVDWKLVGIGTGLQLLFALFIFYVPGGQKVFEVATVAVSKLLEFTNTGADFIFSSYVTGSVEGGLINFAFAVLPTIIFFSALMTVLYHLGIMQKLVHMFAWVMQRTMGISGAESMSAAANIFVGQTEAPLVVKPFVKNMTLSELMVVMTGGFATVAGGVLAIYVGMMEPSFPDIAGHLLAASVMSAPAALVIAKIIYPETDRPVTAGKLEMEDLREDVNVLDAASRGAAEGMKLALNVAAMLLAFIALIELVNYLITWPSMMINKSTLGSLAEAFAAGGMALPEGCDPATVADAAVVGCVETMQAAPGMAASWIAPVITMQDIFGYIFWPFAWVMGVPFEDCYTIARLLGEKMVINELVAYGSLQQLLLDPNVVLSERSIIIATYALCGFANFGSIGIQLGGIGGIAPERKGDLARIALRAMFGGTLAAFMTATIAGILI from the coding sequence ATGCATAGCCCCCGCCAGTTGGCTCAGCGTCGCATCCTCTACGCGATGGCGTGGTTCGTCTTCCTCTTCTGCTCATCGGTCATTGCCACCGGCATGGTCGTCGGGCGCACCTCCCCCTCGGTCGCTCAGGAGATCGCTCAGCCCGACTCCGGCGACGGTGACGGCACCGACGATACTGGCGAGCTGGCCGACGCACAGCTCGAAGAAGCGGTCGCCTCCCCGCCGCCGGCTGAAGCCGAGCAGGTCGAAGAGGCGCTCGACGAAGCGCCCGCCGAGCAGGCCGCCGCCGACAGCGAAGCTGCCGAAGAAGCCGCGCCCGACAACGCCGCGGCCGACGCCGTCGATGAGCAGGCCGCCCAGCCCGAGACCTTCGAGCTCAGCCGCATGAAAGGCGAAGAGTCGAGCTTTTTTGAAAAATTCATCAGCTTCTTTGGCATCTTCGCCCTTCTGGGCGTGGCCTGGCTGATGTCGACCAACCGCCGCAAAGTCGACTGGAAGCTCGTGGGCATCGGCACCGGCCTGCAGCTCCTCTTCGCCCTCTTTATCTTCTACGTCCCCGGCGGCCAGAAGGTCTTTGAGGTCGCCACCGTCGCCGTCAGCAAACTGTTGGAGTTCACCAACACCGGCGCAGACTTCATCTTCTCAAGCTATGTGACGGGCTCGGTCGAAGGCGGCCTTATCAACTTCGCCTTTGCCGTGCTCCCCACCATCATCTTCTTCAGCGCCCTGATGACCGTGCTCTACCACCTGGGCATCATGCAGAAGCTCGTGCACATGTTCGCCTGGGTCATGCAGCGCACCATGGGCATCAGCGGCGCGGAGAGCATGTCGGCCGCCGCCAACATTTTTGTGGGCCAGACCGAGGCCCCGCTCGTCGTCAAACCCTTTGTCAAAAACATGACCCTGTCGGAGCTGATGGTCGTGATGACCGGCGGTTTTGCCACGGTCGCCGGCGGCGTGCTGGCCATCTACGTGGGCATGATGGAGCCCTCCTTCCCGGATATCGCCGGCCACCTCCTGGCGGCCTCGGTGATGAGCGCGCCGGCCGCGCTGGTGATCGCCAAGATCATCTACCCGGAGACCGACCGCCCGGTCACCGCCGGCAAGCTCGAGATGGAGGACCTGCGCGAAGACGTCAACGTGCTCGACGCCGCCAGCCGCGGCGCCGCCGAGGGCATGAAACTCGCGCTCAACGTCGCCGCCATGCTGCTGGCCTTCATCGCGCTGATTGAGCTTGTGAACTACCTGATCACCTGGCCCAGCATGATGATCAACAAGTCCACCCTGGGCTCGCTGGCCGAGGCCTTTGCCGCGGGCGGCATGGCGCTCCCCGAGGGTTGCGACCCGGCCACCGTCGCCGACGCCGCCGTGGTCGGCTGCGTCGAGACCATGCAGGCCGCCCCGGGCATGGCCGCCTCCTGGATTGCCCCCGTGATCACCATGCAGGACATCTTTGGCTACATCTTCTGGCCCTTTGCCTGGGTGATGGGCGTGCCCTTTGAAGACTGCTACACCATCGCGCGCCTCCTCGGTGAGAAGATGGTCATCAACGAGCTCGTCGCCTACGGCAGCCTCCAGCAGCTTCTGCTCGACCCCAACGTCGTGCTCTCGGAGCGCTCCATCATCATCGCCACCTACGCGCTCTGCGGCTTTGCGAACTTTGGCTCCATCGGCATTCAGCTCGGTGGCATCGGCGGCATCGCCCCCGAGCGCAAGGGCGATCTGGCGCGCATCGCGCTGCGCGCGATGTTCGGCGGCACCCTGGCGGCGTTTATGACCGCCACCATCGCCGGCATTCTCATCTAA
- a CDS encoding NifU family protein, which translates to MRRQIQKLIDDEINPFVAGHGGRIELVDYLDRNVYIQMLGGCQGCAASSATLKQGVERLLREAFNDEIAQIIDVTDHGSGDNPYYTESPF; encoded by the coding sequence ATGCGACGACAGATTCAGAAACTTATCGACGATGAGATCAACCCCTTTGTCGCCGGACACGGCGGACGCATCGAGCTTGTGGATTACCTCGATCGCAACGTCTACATCCAGATGCTGGGCGGCTGCCAGGGGTGTGCGGCCTCGTCGGCCACGCTCAAGCAGGGCGTGGAGCGCCTGCTTCGCGAGGCGTTCAACGACGAGATCGCTCAGATCATCGACGTGACCGACCACGGCTCGGGTGATAACCCTTATTATACCGAGAGCCCCTTTTAA
- the metH gene encoding methionine synthase produces MNESKVGRIEAALKERILVLDGAMGTMIQRHKLQEADFRGERFADHPSPLQGNNDLLAMTRPDVIGAIHREYLEAGADIIETNTFNAQRISMADYDLEDVVYELNVAAAKLAVEVAREVSARPGERPRFVAGSVGPTNRALSMSPDVNRPMYRAVSFDEIREAYAEQIEGLMDGGVDLLLAETVFDTLNLKAFIVAMEEVFERRGERLPLMISVTITDRSGRTLSGQTIEAFWTSVAHARPLSVGINCALGAEEMRPFMGELARIAPIYTSCYPNAGLPNEFGEYEQSAAQMATIIEEFAQQGWLNVVGGCCGTTPEHIGAIAERVGGYAPRVPPEVDTLTRYSGLEPCVLRPDANFTMVGERTNVTGSRKFARLIRAEDYEEALSVARHQVEGGANILDINVDDGMLDSAQVMTDFLNLIATEPEISKLPIMIDSSRWEVIEAGLKCVQGKAIVNSISLKEGEEVFRRQAETIRRYGAAVVVMLFDEEGQAVTLEHRRRIAHRAVGILKEVGFAPQDIIFDANILTVGTGMAEHDDYAVGFIEGVRAIKTEIEGVKTIGGVSNVSFSFRGQDAVREAINAAFLYHAIKAGLDMGIVNAGQIEVYDEINPELLELVEDMLLNRRPDATERLVDFSERYTADPRREAREAQWREGTVEERLKHALIKGIVDYVEADVAEALDQYPRALDIIEGPLMAGMGVVGDLFGEGKMFLPQVVKSARAMKKAVAYLLPRMEAEKEDGEAEGRGTIVMATVKGDVHDIGKNIVGVVLGCNNYEVVDLGVMVPAEQILDAVEEHNADILGLSGLITPSLDEMVHVASEMERRGMKVPLLIGGATTSRRHTSIKISPNYSGAVVHVVDASRVGAAVGGLLGDDKETYVEENREQQARDREIYKQRSARPLLSIEDARARRTPITFKAEDIAEPSFLGVRQIDDLSLEALIPYIDWTPFFVAWEIRGAYPQVLDDERYREIARETFDNGRRMLDQIVADRSLRASAAWGFFPANAEGDDILLFEDETREKVQERLCMLRQQRERHGEEQANRCLADYIAPVESGLNDYMGAFAVCAGHGVDELVARFHADHDDYNAIMVKVLADRLAEAFAEYLHRQAREAWGYGRGESLSNDELIAEKYRGIRPAPGYPACPDHTEKAKLWELLDVEKRVGLKLTESFAMWPTAAVSGWYFGHPESRYLRVGDVGEDQIRDYARRKKMSVAEVERWLAPNLGY; encoded by the coding sequence ATGAACGAGTCGAAAGTCGGCAGAATCGAAGCGGCGCTCAAAGAGCGCATCCTGGTGTTGGACGGGGCGATGGGCACGATGATCCAGCGCCATAAACTGCAAGAGGCCGACTTTCGGGGGGAGCGTTTTGCCGACCACCCGAGCCCCTTGCAGGGCAATAACGACCTGCTGGCGATGACGCGGCCGGATGTGATCGGGGCGATTCACCGGGAGTATCTGGAGGCGGGCGCCGACATCATCGAGACCAACACCTTTAACGCCCAGCGCATCTCGATGGCGGACTACGACCTCGAAGACGTGGTCTATGAGCTCAACGTGGCCGCCGCGAAGCTGGCGGTGGAAGTGGCCCGGGAGGTGAGCGCGAGACCCGGGGAGCGGCCGCGTTTTGTGGCCGGTTCGGTGGGGCCGACCAACCGCGCGCTCTCGATGTCGCCGGATGTGAACCGGCCGATGTACCGCGCGGTGAGCTTTGATGAAATCCGCGAGGCCTACGCCGAGCAGATCGAGGGGCTGATGGACGGGGGCGTCGACCTGCTCCTGGCCGAGACGGTGTTTGATACGCTCAACCTCAAAGCCTTCATTGTGGCGATGGAGGAGGTCTTTGAGCGGCGAGGGGAAAGGCTGCCGCTGATGATCTCGGTGACGATCACGGATCGGAGCGGGCGTACGCTCTCCGGCCAGACCATCGAGGCCTTCTGGACCTCGGTGGCGCACGCGCGTCCGCTTAGTGTGGGCATCAACTGTGCGCTGGGGGCCGAAGAGATGCGCCCCTTTATGGGGGAGCTTGCGCGCATCGCCCCGATTTATACGAGCTGCTATCCCAACGCCGGTTTGCCCAATGAGTTCGGGGAGTACGAGCAGTCGGCCGCGCAGATGGCGACGATCATCGAAGAGTTTGCCCAGCAGGGCTGGCTCAACGTGGTGGGTGGTTGCTGCGGCACGACCCCGGAGCATATCGGTGCGATTGCTGAGCGCGTGGGCGGATACGCCCCGCGCGTGCCGCCGGAGGTCGATACGCTCACGCGCTACTCGGGCCTTGAGCCCTGCGTGCTGCGCCCCGACGCGAACTTCACGATGGTGGGGGAGCGCACCAATGTGACGGGCTCGCGTAAGTTTGCGCGATTGATCCGCGCCGAGGATTACGAAGAGGCGCTCTCGGTGGCCCGACACCAGGTCGAGGGGGGCGCCAACATCCTGGACATCAACGTCGACGACGGGATGCTCGACTCGGCGCAGGTGATGACGGATTTCTTAAATCTCATCGCCACTGAGCCCGAAATCAGCAAGCTGCCGATCATGATCGACTCCTCGCGTTGGGAGGTGATCGAGGCCGGGCTTAAATGCGTGCAGGGCAAAGCCATTGTGAACTCCATCAGCCTCAAAGAGGGCGAGGAGGTCTTCCGGCGTCAGGCCGAGACGATCCGGCGCTACGGGGCGGCGGTGGTCGTGATGCTCTTTGATGAGGAGGGGCAGGCGGTGACGCTTGAGCATCGCCGGCGCATCGCGCACCGAGCGGTGGGGATTTTGAAGGAGGTGGGCTTCGCGCCGCAGGACATCATCTTCGACGCCAACATCCTCACCGTCGGCACGGGCATGGCCGAGCATGATGATTATGCGGTGGGCTTTATTGAGGGCGTGCGCGCGATCAAGACGGAGATCGAGGGGGTGAAGACCATCGGCGGGGTGAGCAACGTCTCGTTCTCGTTTCGGGGACAGGACGCGGTGCGCGAGGCGATCAACGCGGCCTTTTTGTACCACGCGATCAAGGCCGGGCTGGATATGGGCATCGTCAACGCCGGGCAGATCGAGGTGTACGACGAGATCAACCCGGAGTTGTTGGAGCTCGTCGAAGACATGCTGCTCAACCGTCGGCCGGACGCGACCGAGCGACTCGTGGACTTCTCGGAGCGCTACACCGCCGACCCGCGTCGGGAGGCCAGGGAGGCCCAGTGGCGCGAGGGCACGGTGGAGGAGCGCCTCAAACATGCTTTGATCAAGGGCATCGTCGACTACGTGGAGGCCGATGTGGCCGAGGCGCTCGATCAGTACCCGCGGGCGCTGGATATCATCGAAGGCCCGCTGATGGCGGGGATGGGCGTTGTGGGCGATCTTTTTGGCGAGGGGAAGATGTTTTTGCCCCAGGTCGTCAAGAGCGCCCGCGCCATGAAGAAGGCTGTGGCTTACCTGCTGCCGCGCATGGAGGCGGAGAAGGAAGATGGGGAGGCCGAGGGGCGCGGCACGATCGTGATGGCCACGGTGAAGGGCGATGTGCATGACATCGGCAAAAACATCGTCGGCGTGGTGCTGGGCTGCAACAACTACGAGGTGGTGGACCTGGGCGTGATGGTGCCCGCCGAGCAGATTCTGGATGCGGTGGAGGAGCACAACGCCGACATCCTGGGGTTGAGCGGGCTGATTACGCCCTCGCTCGATGAGATGGTGCATGTGGCCAGCGAGATGGAGCGGCGCGGCATGAAGGTGCCGCTGCTCATTGGCGGCGCCACCACAAGTCGCAGGCATACCTCGATTAAGATTTCGCCCAACTACAGCGGGGCGGTGGTGCATGTTGTGGACGCGTCGCGGGTGGGCGCGGCGGTGGGCGGGCTGCTTGGCGACGATAAAGAGACGTACGTCGAGGAGAACCGGGAGCAGCAGGCCCGCGACCGCGAGATCTACAAGCAGCGCAGCGCGCGACCGTTGTTGAGCATTGAAGATGCGCGGGCGCGGCGCACGCCCATTACGTTTAAGGCCGAAGACATCGCCGAGCCGAGTTTCCTGGGTGTGCGCCAGATCGACGATCTCTCGCTGGAGGCGCTGATCCCGTACATCGACTGGACGCCTTTCTTTGTGGCCTGGGAGATCCGCGGCGCGTATCCGCAGGTGCTCGACGATGAGCGTTATCGCGAGATTGCGCGCGAGACCTTTGATAACGGCCGGCGGATGCTCGACCAGATCGTGGCGGATCGTTCGCTGCGCGCCAGCGCGGCCTGGGGCTTCTTCCCGGCGAACGCCGAGGGCGATGATATTTTGCTCTTTGAAGACGAGACGCGCGAGAAGGTGCAGGAGCGCCTCTGCATGCTGCGTCAGCAGCGGGAGCGCCACGGGGAGGAGCAGGCCAACCGCTGCCTTGCCGACTACATCGCGCCGGTGGAGAGCGGGCTCAACGATTATATGGGAGCGTTTGCGGTCTGCGCCGGCCACGGGGTCGACGAGCTCGTGGCGCGCTTCCACGCCGATCACGACGACTACAACGCGATCATGGTCAAGGTGCTGGCCGATCGCCTGGCCGAAGCTTTTGCCGAATACCTGCATCGCCAGGCGCGGGAGGCCTGGGGGTATGGGCGAGGGGAGTCGCTGAGCAACGATGAGCTGATTGCCGAGAAGTACCGGGGGATTCGCCCGGCGCCGGGCTACCCGGCCTGCCCGGATCACACCGAGAAGGCCAAGCTCTGGGAGCTGCTCGATGTGGAGAAGCGCGTGGGGCTCAAGCTCACCGAGAGCTTTGCGATGTGGCCCACCGCGGCGGTCAGCGGCTGGTATTTTGGCCACCCGGAGTCACGCTACCTGCGCGTGGGCGATGTGGGCGAGGATCAGATCCGCGACTACGCCCGCCGCAAGAAGATGAGTGTGGCCGAGGTTGAGCGCTGGCTTGCGCCCAACCTCGGCTACTGA
- a CDS encoding N-acetylmuramoyl-L-alanine amidase, with translation MLNRARVNWVMWACALMLGASACAGEGESELASERGALGEGASLPSGERDLVDGDHADHLHHNSVVLASPEAVAEVFDEATNLARLEYPDAFQQVGWMMDAESLAGMEYRVERADGSFSKWEPVEVYWNEGRMFNARVRLNAPTQVMELRGFEGITFAEIEFFEEVVAPEQIQRRERPLPPEAGDGGPIGTRRQASVAPRSLVIPRSEWGAINPGKICGSVVAPYRASIHHTYSPSSDGGDAAARMRQMQDYHINTRGWCDIGYHFIVSQAGNIYQGRSRSDRPGAHVGNQNSGNVGISFIADFTTQTPSQTQLNAGARMLKWVHETHGVSMTRTAVKGHREWPGQSTSCPGGNMISSLDTLLQKTRDLINPPAPQTYEVELDVTLKGGESFVNQGSSEGVADALPGAEVSAEIVLKNASSSVIRGVRLGYAFDELGLTPLSYTIESDHPALDQSSWSTNDAMEVESNPEPAQMGRSGELVMNAFSAGESKRVVVTLRADAYSFAMAPFGGVRAFVTHIDDVYAQSAFGSAPTVNRTGTTLRDHAGLDIFASDAWFFEGPEGPDVEGWTAEGTDAFDDFRLNTSHGLLALHLVGEGATVSSPQWTSIDADAFPELVLRARSHDGEHIKAVYWARDGEEFSEERSVRFEAAGDSEYHDLIVNLSEHPQWSGQVKALRIAPLAQGAPSEEESGWYDMDHIYFQNRAEGTTTTEFGPVIDQAAVALLADDEEQPGVGGPDRDSDQGGRTPGLGANDGEQPGVRTASGCATTGQQGGGAPAAALVMLLGWMLTRRRRRAA, from the coding sequence ATGTTGAATCGGGCCAGAGTGAACTGGGTGATGTGGGCGTGTGCGTTGATGCTGGGCGCGAGCGCCTGCGCTGGCGAGGGTGAGAGCGAGCTTGCGAGCGAGCGCGGGGCACTGGGAGAGGGCGCGAGCCTGCCTTCTGGCGAGCGCGATCTGGTCGATGGCGACCACGCCGATCATCTTCATCACAACTCGGTGGTGCTGGCCTCGCCAGAGGCTGTCGCGGAGGTCTTTGACGAGGCCACCAACCTGGCGCGCCTGGAGTATCCGGACGCGTTTCAGCAGGTCGGCTGGATGATGGACGCCGAGAGCCTCGCCGGCATGGAGTATCGCGTGGAGCGCGCCGACGGCAGCTTCTCCAAATGGGAGCCGGTGGAGGTGTACTGGAATGAGGGGCGGATGTTTAACGCCCGGGTGCGCCTCAACGCGCCGACGCAGGTGATGGAGCTGCGCGGTTTTGAGGGCATCACCTTTGCCGAGATCGAGTTTTTTGAGGAGGTCGTCGCCCCCGAGCAGATTCAGCGCCGGGAGCGTCCGCTTCCGCCCGAGGCCGGCGACGGCGGTCCGATCGGCACGCGCCGGCAGGCCTCGGTGGCGCCGCGCAGCCTGGTGATTCCGCGCTCGGAGTGGGGCGCGATCAACCCGGGTAAGATCTGCGGCAGCGTGGTGGCACCTTATCGCGCGAGCATCCACCACACCTATTCGCCATCCAGCGATGGAGGGGACGCCGCCGCGCGTATGCGTCAGATGCAGGACTACCACATCAACACCCGCGGCTGGTGCGATATCGGCTACCACTTCATCGTCAGCCAGGCGGGTAATATCTACCAGGGGCGCTCGCGCTCCGACCGCCCCGGCGCGCACGTGGGCAACCAGAACTCGGGTAATGTGGGCATCAGCTTTATTGCCGACTTCACCACCCAGACCCCCAGCCAGACCCAGCTCAACGCCGGCGCGCGCATGCTCAAGTGGGTGCATGAGACCCACGGGGTCTCGATGACGCGCACCGCGGTGAAGGGCCACCGCGAGTGGCCGGGGCAGAGCACGAGCTGCCCGGGCGGCAACATGATCAGCAGCCTGGACACGTTGCTGCAGAAGACCCGGGACCTGATCAACCCGCCGGCGCCTCAGACCTATGAGGTGGAGTTGGATGTGACGCTCAAAGGCGGTGAGTCCTTTGTGAATCAGGGCTCCAGCGAGGGTGTGGCCGATGCGCTGCCGGGGGCGGAAGTCAGCGCCGAGATCGTTTTGAAAAACGCCTCGTCGTCGGTGATCCGCGGGGTGCGTCTGGGCTATGCGTTTGATGAGCTGGGGCTGACTCCGCTGAGCTACACCATTGAGTCGGACCACCCCGCGCTCGATCAGAGCAGCTGGAGCACCAATGACGCGATGGAGGTCGAGAGCAACCCGGAGCCCGCGCAGATGGGGCGTTCCGGGGAGCTTGTGATGAACGCCTTCTCGGCGGGTGAGTCCAAGCGGGTGGTGGTGACGCTGCGGGCTGACGCCTACAGCTTCGCGATGGCGCCTTTCGGGGGCGTGCGCGCGTTTGTGACGCATATTGACGACGTGTATGCCCAGAGCGCGTTCGGATCGGCGCCGACGGTCAACCGCACCGGCACCACGCTTCGCGATCACGCCGGGCTGGATATCTTTGCGAGCGACGCCTGGTTCTTTGAAGGGCCCGAAGGGCCCGATGTGGAGGGCTGGACGGCTGAGGGCACTGACGCCTTTGATGATTTCCGCCTCAACACCTCCCACGGTCTGCTTGCGCTTCATCTGGTCGGCGAGGGCGCCACGGTGTCTTCGCCGCAATGGACGTCGATCGACGCGGACGCGTTCCCGGAGCTGGTGCTGCGGGCGCGCTCGCATGATGGCGAGCACATCAAAGCGGTGTACTGGGCGCGCGATGGCGAGGAGTTCAGCGAGGAGCGCAGCGTGCGCTTTGAGGCTGCCGGTGACAGCGAGTACCACGACCTGATCGTGAATCTGAGCGAGCACCCGCAGTGGTCGGGTCAGGTCAAGGCGTTGCGCATCGCGCCGCTGGCCCAGGGCGCGCCGAGCGAAGAGGAGAGCGGCTGGTACGACATGGATCACATCTATTTTCAGAATCGCGCCGAGGGCACGACGACGACTGAGTTTGGTCCGGTGATCGACCAGGCGGCGGTGGCGCTTCTGGCGGATGACGAGGAGCAGCCCGGTGTGGGCGGGCCCGATCGCGACAGCGATCAGGGCGGCCGCACCCCGGGGCTTGGTGCCAATGATGGGGAGCAGCCGGGCGTGCGCACCGCCTCGGGTTGCGCGACCACCGGGCAGCAGGGCGGTGGAGCGCCGGCAGCGGCGCTCGTGATGCTGCTGGGGTGGATGCTCACCAGGCGCCGCCGTCGTGCGGCCTGA
- the dnaB gene encoding replicative DNA helicase, translating to MSQAPLRVPPHNEDAERSVLGAILLDNRVLDELSGTLKPEDFYREAHRHIFRAMSALHGRSEPVDVLTLADFLSAEDNLEAAGGATYLTRLSGEVPSAANVGQYSAIVRRKSALRQFIATADELVGECYNDVNDVESFMDEAEQRLFSITQSGQKRGYTSMREVVKSAFDQIEKLYQKSETITGVPSGFIDLDEITAGWQPSDLIIVAARPAMGKTSFTLNMTAHAAIMRKVPAVFFSLEMSNEQLAIRMLCSEARINQSNLRRGSMTEQEWARLIKAAGTLSESKIFLDDTPGLSIMEFRSKCRRLKAEHDIGMIFVDYLQLMTGSQRSKSASREQEISEISRGLKGVAKELNVPIIALAQLNRGVEQRADKRPMMSDLRESGAIEQDADLIGFIYRDEVYHPESEAKGLAEFIIGKHRNGSIGTVHMRFFGPYTRFENLAPEDAARVASMAVAE from the coding sequence ATGAGCCAGGCGCCCTTAAGGGTGCCTCCCCATAACGAGGACGCCGAGCGCAGCGTGCTCGGTGCGATTCTTCTCGACAATCGCGTCCTCGACGAGCTCTCCGGCACCCTAAAGCCGGAGGACTTCTACCGGGAGGCCCACCGACACATCTTCCGAGCGATGAGCGCGCTGCACGGCCGCTCTGAGCCGGTCGACGTGCTCACCCTGGCCGACTTCTTAAGCGCAGAAGACAACCTGGAGGCCGCCGGCGGCGCCACCTACCTCACGCGCCTCTCCGGCGAAGTCCCTTCGGCGGCCAACGTCGGCCAGTACTCGGCGATCGTGCGGCGTAAGTCGGCCCTGCGCCAGTTCATCGCCACCGCCGATGAGCTCGTCGGCGAGTGTTATAATGACGTCAATGACGTCGAGAGCTTTATGGATGAGGCCGAGCAGCGCCTCTTCTCCATTACCCAGAGCGGCCAGAAACGCGGCTACACCTCGATGCGCGAGGTCGTCAAAAGCGCGTTTGACCAGATCGAGAAGCTCTACCAGAAGAGCGAGACGATCACCGGCGTGCCCAGCGGCTTTATCGACCTCGATGAGATCACCGCCGGCTGGCAGCCCTCCGACCTCATCATCGTCGCCGCCCGCCCGGCCATGGGTAAGACCAGCTTTACGCTGAACATGACCGCGCATGCCGCGATCATGCGCAAGGTCCCCGCGGTCTTCTTCAGCCTGGAGATGAGCAACGAGCAGCTCGCCATTCGTATGCTCTGCAGCGAGGCGCGCATCAACCAGTCCAACCTGCGCCGCGGCTCGATGACCGAGCAGGAGTGGGCGCGCCTGATCAAAGCCGCCGGCACCCTCTCCGAGTCCAAGATCTTTCTCGATGACACCCCGGGCCTCTCCATCATGGAGTTCCGCTCCAAGTGTCGCCGCCTGAAAGCCGAGCACGACATCGGCATGATCTTCGTCGACTACCTCCAGCTGATGACGGGATCGCAGCGCAGCAAGTCGGCCTCGCGTGAGCAGGAGATCAGTGAGATCTCGCGCGGCCTCAAAGGCGTGGCCAAGGAACTCAACGTCCCCATCATCGCGCTCGCCCAGCTCAACCGTGGCGTCGAGCAGCGCGCCGACAAGCGTCCCATGATGAGCGACCTTCGTGAATCCGGGGCCATCGAGCAGGACGCCGACCTCATCGGGTTTATCTACCGCGATGAGGTCTACCACCCGGAGAGCGAAGCCAAGGGGCTGGCGGAGTTCATCATCGGCAAGCACCGTAACGGCTCGATCGGCACGGTGCATATGCGCTTCTTCGGGCCTTATACCCGCTTCGAGAACCTGGCGCCGGAAGACGCCGCGCGGGTCGCCTCGATGGCCGTGGCCGAATAA
- a CDS encoding DUF4388 domain-containing protein, with translation MNRSQTGGYVLKFISGKYQGGEFPLELDSEIEIGRGSELDMVLVEDMVSRRHARITSYGGELMIEDFGSTNGTFVNGEKISKSRIKEGDRILIGTNIIKLVHRDSGADDTGPEIGSPMAGDDHHSPTSPPVQPNRTMASPAVNRTMGGTLTGSISGLIEEVPLPDLLQLFSTSRKSGVLVIMGDDIGKIYLRQGRVYFATINDDHELDPYKAFYRLIAWREGTFSLEQPTDESFENEIDESIESLMMEGMRILDEIQNLGPDVPQIHARLTIPTPLIAPLSQLSPEQLDTFQLVLNNGSVSMVLNKSSHGDLETMQGLLHLIRNDYVSTEG, from the coding sequence TTGAATCGTTCCCAAACAGGCGGCTACGTCCTGAAGTTCATCTCTGGCAAGTACCAGGGCGGTGAATTTCCGCTCGAGCTGGACTCCGAGATCGAGATCGGCCGCGGCAGTGAGCTCGACATGGTCCTGGTCGAGGACATGGTCTCGCGTCGTCACGCCCGCATCACCAGCTATGGTGGCGAGCTGATGATCGAGGACTTCGGCAGCACCAACGGCACCTTCGTCAACGGTGAGAAGATCTCGAAGTCCCGCATCAAAGAGGGCGACCGCATCCTCATCGGCACCAACATCATCAAGCTGGTCCACCGCGACAGCGGCGCCGACGACACCGGCCCCGAGATCGGCAGCCCGATGGCCGGCGATGACCATCACTCCCCGACCTCCCCCCCGGTCCAGCCCAACCGCACCATGGCCTCCCCCGCGGTCAACCGCACCATGGGCGGCACGCTCACCGGCTCGATCTCCGGGTTGATCGAAGAGGTCCCCCTCCCCGATCTCCTCCAGCTCTTCAGCACCAGCCGCAAATCCGGCGTGCTGGTGATCATGGGCGACGACATCGGCAAGATCTACCTGCGTCAGGGCCGCGTCTACTTCGCGACCATCAACGACGACCACGAGCTCGATCCCTACAAAGCCTTCTACCGCCTGATCGCCTGGCGCGAGGGCACTTTCTCGCTGGAGCAACCCACCGACGAGAGCTTCGAGAACGAGATCGACGAATCGATCGAGTCCCTGATGATGGAGGGCATGCGCATCCTCGACGAGATCCAGAACCTCGGCCCGGATGTCCCCCAGATTCACGCGCGACTGACCATCCCCACCCCCCTGATCGCCCCGCTGAGCCAGCTCAGCCCCGAGCAGCTCGACACCTTCCAGCTGGTGCTCAACAACGGCTCGGTCTCCATGGTGCTCAACAAGAGCAGCCACGGTGATCTGGAGACGATGCAGGGGCTTCTGCACCTGATCCGCAACGACTACGTGAGCACTGAAGGATGA